One Thermoplasmata archaeon genomic region harbors:
- the tpiA gene encoding triose-phosphate isomerase, with protein MSAKDPVVIVNFKVYSEVESVKSLNLAEKCQIVAEETGANIIVCPPMVELSYVADQIEIPVYSQNVDPRKPGSGTGFTTPSLVKAAGASGTLINHSEHKQPAEDVGTCVQMCKDLGLTTCVCADTVDIAKDLAVFSPYYIAVEPPELIGGDISVTSANPSIVTNTVETVKGVNKEIKVLCGAGVKNGGDVKAAVDLGAEGVLLASGVVKAADPEAVIRDLIKFI; from the coding sequence ATGAGTGCAAAGGATCCCGTCGTCATAGTGAACTTCAAGGTTTACTCAGAGGTCGAGAGTGTAAAGAGCCTCAATCTGGCAGAGAAATGCCAAATTGTGGCTGAGGAGACCGGTGCGAACATCATCGTCTGCCCTCCGATGGTAGAACTATCGTATGTGGCCGACCAGATCGAAATCCCCGTCTACTCCCAGAACGTCGACCCCCGCAAACCTGGTTCCGGAACGGGATTCACCACCCCTTCGCTCGTCAAAGCAGCAGGTGCCTCAGGCACACTGATAAACCATTCGGAACACAAGCAGCCCGCAGAAGATGTGGGCACTTGTGTCCAGATGTGCAAGGACTTGGGATTGACCACATGCGTCTGCGCGGATACTGTGGACATCGCCAAGGACCTTGCCGTATTCTCCCCCTATTACATCGCAGTCGAGCCTCCAGAGCTCATCGGAGGCGACATATCGGTCACTTCAGCGAATCCTTCGATAGTCACCAACACAGTCGAGACCGTCAAGGGTGTGAACAAAGAGATCAAGGTCCTGTGCGGTGCAGGAGTCAAGAACGGCGGCGATGTCAAAGCGGCCGTAGACCTCGGAGCAGAAGGCGTTCTTTTGGCCTCAGGTGTAGTCAAAGCGGCTGATCCAGAGGCTGTTATCAGAGACCTGATCAAGTTCATCTAA